Genomic DNA from Solanum dulcamara chromosome 4, daSolDulc1.2, whole genome shotgun sequence:
gtttcccataTCTTTACAAATATTATTAAAGAAGAATTCAAGAGAATTCAACTTGAACCCCCAGCACTTAAAAATGCATaggctaagacacacgaaaaagatgtaaaattgcctaatttcggTTGTATCACCTCTAAAATGCTACTAAATTCCGTAGAAGCCACGGCGAGTCTACTGGTGTCGTTAACCCAGGTATTTACGGATGATACTAaataagaattcaagaaaattaaacctGGACCTCCTGCACCTAACAaatttgtaggctaacacacaaaaaaactgccaaaatcacttaattcatgttgcgtcacccctaaaatgctcctaaacgccgTAAAAGCCCTTTCGAGGCTACaagagtcgttacctaggttattacggatgctaagaaataagaatccaaaaacatTCGACCTGGACCACCGGTATCTAAAATTCATGGGATAACACACATAaataattggcaaaattgcctaatttatgttgcgtcgcccctaaaatattcctaaatgTCATAGAAACTCCATTgaggctactatagtcgttccccaggtcgttaagaatgctattaaaaaagaaactaagaaaattcaatccggatccccagcacctaaaaattcggtGGACTAACGCATaataaaaattggaaaaatcacataattcttgttgcgtcacccctaaaatgctcctaaatataGTAGAAGCCTTGCCGGGGCCACTGAAGACGTTTCTCAGGTCCTTATGGATGCTAATAAAGGATAATCTAAGACAATTTGACATGGACCCTCAGCAGCAAGAAAATACGTGCGCTAACACAGAaataaaactggcaaaatcgcctaatttctttAGCGTCGCTcctaaaatgctcataaatacTGCAGAAGccctgtcggggctactagagacgttccctaggtcgttaagagtggtactaaagaagaatccaagaaactttaacTCGGAGCCCGGTACCTAAAAggtccgtgggctaacacacacgaaaaactgtcaaaatcgcctaatttctgttgtgtCGCCCCTAATATGCTCCTAAATGCCATAGATGCCCCCACTGGGCTACTGGAATCGATTCTCGAGTCGTTACGGACACAACGAATGAAGAATCTTAGAGAATTCGACCAAGACCCAAATCACCTAAAAATTTTATGCGCTcacacaaacaaaaaactgtcaaaattacctaatttttgTTACGTCACACCAAAAATAGTCCTATTCACCATAGAAGCCTCGCCGGGGATACAGAGTCATTTCTTAGATCGTTACAGACACTAATAAaatagaatccaagaaaattgtatccaaacccccggcatctaaaaaatctgtaggctaacacacacgaaaaagtagcaaaattgcctaattcctgttgcgtcaccCCTAAAATAGTACTAAACGCCGTAGATGCCTCTtggaggctactagagtcgttccctaggtcgttacggatgctactaaagaaaaatccaagaaattcaaCTCGAACTcctggcatctaaaaaatccgtaggctaacacatacgaaaaacaggaaaaattgcctaattcctattgcgtcaccccCAAAATGTGCCTAAACGCCATAGATGTCTTGTcgggggctactagagtcattacaAATTCTATtgaagaagaatccaagaaaatttggctTGGACCACTAGCACCTAAAAAagtcgtgggctaacacatgaaaaattggaaaaatcatttacttcctattgcgtcgccctaaaatgcttctaaacaccATAGAAGTcttgccggggctactggagttgctCGCCAGGTCATTATAGACGCAATTAAAggagaatctaagaaattttgacccagaccATGGACACCTAAAAATTAAtcagctaacacacatgaaaaactagcaaaattgcctaaatccaGTTTCATCGCCcctaaaatacttctaaacacTGTAAAAGCCCCGATGGGGATCTAGAGTCATTCTAGGCTTTTACGgacataattaaaaatgaaatccaagaaaattagatcTAGACCATGGGCACCTAAAGAATTCgttggctaacatacacaaaaaactagcaaaatcacctaattttatTTTCGTCGCccataaaatgcttctaaacactGTAGAAGCCCCGACGGGGCTATTGGATTTGTTCCCAAGTTGTTACGGACACAATTAAAggagaatctaagaaaattcatccCAGACCAcgggcacctaaaaaaatcatTGGCGaactcacacgaaaaactgacaaaatcgcctaattcctgttgtgtcacTCCTAAAATATCCCTAAATGACATAGAAGCCTTGCCGgttctactggagtcgttacctaggtcgttacggactctattaaataagaatctaagaaaattcattcCGGTCCCCTGCCACCTAACAAATCTATGGTAtaacacagacgaaaaattagaaaaatctcCAAATTCCATTTGCGTCAACTCTAAATTACTCTTAAATGTTGTAGAAGCCCCGTTGAGTCTATTGGATTCATTCCCCAAGTAGTTATGGATGCTAATaaaaaagaatctaagaaaattcaacttgatccttcgacacctaaaaaatacgtgtgctaacacacaagaaaaacaaataaaattacttaatttttaTTACGTTGCCCATAAAATACTACGAAATGTCATAGAAGCCGTATCGTGGATGCTGGAGTCATTTACTATGTCGTTACtgatgctactaaagaagaatccaagcaaattgaaatttcagaaaaaattgAACTATGGGGGAACAAGTCCACGACGCGGACCTGTTCCAACTTAATTCAAATTCTGCCagttttcatatttttgggAAGGACTTTTTGGTATTTTTCCCACTATGTTTTAGGGCTAAAATCTgtcccttatcagtatcctAGGGGTGTTTTCTTCTCATTCACCCCTAGAGCTTTTGAGAAAAGAGATGTGCAAGGAGAAGAAGagctaggattcaagatcttcaagctgggtctttgatttttggtgagataatcttcattccaagtatgtaaggctactcataacATTGGATTAATTTCATCCACGTGCCCTATATTTCCATTGAtacgagttgagttgagttttgaggtttcatgagttgagttcttgagttatctataatttctattgagtatttttgtatataaattaatatgtattaatgatgttcttgagttgagttttgttgagagtatggattcatgtattcattcacatgaacccaagatgagatttcatttttgtcataatttgtcttgaggttgagattgatggtttttatgtaaatattgctttcaaagtgaaatgatgcatattttaatgagtttgatgaaattgaaggGTAGAGTTAAATGatgattttggagcaagatatttgatgatgatgtaaatgatgtttagttttaaaaggtaaaatgattgatgaagaggtaatgttgatgatgatatctTGAGATGGAGTgtattggagtctaatgtgactacatgatataaattgcataatttaatttgattggagtcttatgaggattttgagtataaataattttttgataaggagttttaaaaaattgatttgcaaatatttttgcataaattatttatgcactattttgagtttaaagaatgattatttttatatttgatttagaaagagtttaagcatgatttgagtttgagaattctcttaattattattttgagcatgagtattttgaatataaatgagttgagcatttttacattaaaacatctattttaagttgagttgaggagtgaaaattatgttttaaatgcatctaatatttactgcattcattgagttgagattgtatcaaatttaaaaagaagagtttgatgataaTGATTGTTGACTTGGAGTCCCGatgagtcatgaatgagtcttTAAAGGATTGCCTAATTGAATGATGTGATGATtgaaattgattgagttttgaaagaaggtTCAATaagaccagattgattgagttttgaaaatagTTCAATGAgattaaatgagttgatttgaactaagtccaaaagaggctaaatgagtattttgagtattttactcacctgataaatatgagcatattgagttttggaaagagtattgagcaccaaattgggtaagcgtatagtccatactcgaatcctatgaactacgtagccaatgtAGTAAGGgattgaatcgttaaagtcggatgttttcctatttcattttcttgaaataataggacttgattgattgatggatccatgactggttgatttgttcataccctagcaaagtattaaacggacgtggaaacaacgtcggcttgttgtacatcactagctcataggtgatgtttgTCAGGTGGAGAAACGCCCAAATTGAGTGAATTGTGCTTAATATGATTAGTTTGATTGAgtttgtagatgattgagtcgatttgtaaaacattgctaaattataatttgcatatctattgagttgagtcctttgactttattgttgagtggattgtatatgattggattggatcaaattgtaaatgatttgattgaattggattgtacatgattggattggattgaatttgattggattggatggtatacaattagattggattggattggatcggattgtatacgattggattggattgggttgaattgtatatgactAGATTGAATTAAATTGTATATGactggattggatcggattgtatatgattggattggatcgaattgtaatgatttgattgaattgtattgtatatgattggtctttgtctaaactgtgttcttactttagacttatcacaccttgattgagtttctcttatctttttgacttgagatatttgaaccgatattattctatcttgacgcatgtttcattctgccatattgcATACTCGTaaattccacgtactgacgttcatttggacctgcatcatttcatgaatagacgcaccattgaggatctattcacactcagcttattagTGAGTCAtctcctacattcggaggatgccacttatgttattcttgcgttgagtttactcttttcattctgatttgaggtagccatgaacctgtcattggcaccaattagatagtagtgatataagcttcatagactagatagtgatgggtcaattgaatattttactttcttgaattgttcttgtcaaactatttaacaACATAGATTAgagttcgatttgttggccatgacctttcttccttgagctagattgttgattggaacTGCCCACTTAATtacctctttattttaagtcttttacTGAtggaatgaatgaacggatgtgtgatcaggtcaagtggttcgcttgagagCCAGTAATGATTTCTGAGTATCGAGCATgtttagggtaccctcccagggtgTGACATGGACCCCaggcatctaaaaaattaatgggctaacacacacgaaaaactggcaaaattgcttaatttttaTTGTGTCGCacttaaaatgctcctaaactccgtAGAAGccccgtcggggctactagagtcgttatcCACGTCCTACGGACTCTACTAAAGAATAATCCAAGATCATTTGACCCGCAACCCCAGCACCTAacaaatctgtgggctaacacatacgaaaaactaacaaaatcacctaatttctgttgcatcgctgctaaaatactcctaaattcCATAGAAGCCCCGccggggcaactagagtcgttcccatgGTAATTAAGGATGCTTCtaaagaagaatccatgaaattttgacccggactcccgacacctaaaatatttgtggctaacacacacgaaaatctggaaaaatcacctaattcctgttgcgtcaccctaaaatactcttaaacgcCATAGAAGCCCAATCgaggctactgtagtcattccctaggttatTTCGGAATCTACTaaagaataatccaaaaaaatttgagcTGGACCCAAAAttcgtgggataacacacaaaaaaaactggcaaaatcatataattcctgttgcgtcgcacCTAAAATTCCTCCTAAACGCCGTAAAAGACCCGTCgtggctactaaagtcattccccaggttgttaagGATGCAACtaaagaagaattcaagaaaatttgagccatacccccgacaccaaaacaatctatgggctaacacacccgAAAAATTGgcgaaaatcgcctaatttctgttgcgtcgcccCGCAAGTGCTTTTAAACATCGTAGAAGCCCTaccgaggctactgaagtcgtttcccaggtctttatggatgctactaaagaagaatccaagaaaatttaacccgaacccccggcatctaaaatatttgtgggttaacacacaagaaaaactggaaaaatatcCTAATTCGTGTTGCGTCCCCCCTAAAACGCTCCTAAACGTCGTAGAATCCCTACCGGAGCAActgcagtcgttccccaggtctttataaatgctactaaagaagaatccaacgAAATTCAACCtagacacccggcacctaaaaaatctgtgggctaacacacacgaaaaaattgacaaaatcgcctTTGTGTCTCTgtgattaaaatatttgatactgATTTGACTTATTCGGTGATGTTGATGAGCTATTGTTGATCTCTATGAAATATGACTTGTGTAGTATAGTTTGAGCTGAtttttgtgcaggttgtagttgaaAAGGTTCGGTTGGGATAAAATGAGTTCCAATGTCTATTAGATTTCTCCGTTTTGTTAGTTGatttgctgagtaccgtgttgtttggaaCTCACTCCTTGTTATCTACACATGTGTAGGTTTCGAGCCAGTGTGATTCAGTTTTTATTCCTTTATTCGAGGTTTTTGAAGTTTTGAGAGGTAGCTGTTTGAGGCCGGTGATCTCCCTTGTTcctttttattatgctttgttctatttgagaaacaaagacattgagacttgtactttttccttttcattctattagaggcttgtacatgtaaCAACAATCTTTGGGATATTGTAGTTGACTAAGACTTCCGCTTTTCTATAAATTGTGTcttatttagattgtttctgTATTATCTTTCCGTAAATGttgggtttaggctgacttatctggTGAGAATGGACAAGCTTCATCACACCCAAATTCGAATAGTATCATTAATACAATTTAACAATATTTTGATTGAAggtatataataaacttaaataagaAAAGTATAAGCTATTGTAGGAAGAAATTCTATTCCATAAAAATTCTTACTATGTGACTTTTTGGTATTACATGATaggatcctcattatattcatttGAGTTCTTAATTTATTCTGAAAAGGGAATTACTTTTAATAGATTTAATTTTACTCCAAATTGTTAACGAATTTAAAGTCGTAAATGTTTTGGATTTTCGATACGATGTAAATAAGAAGATATTTCATAAGCAAATTTTACTTATTAAcgaaatataaaattaaatgataattttggGGTTATGGGGGGCAGAGTCCTTATATTTGTTCGTTGGTTTTAGTTTTTGAATGGACCATGTGTTAACTTATCCTCATatagtaaaaaaatttaaaaaaacattaattcattttctttgataaataaaatttaagttgATATCAAGGacaaatatatttagaaaaataatatataaagaattataaTTGTATTACATTGATAAAGAAAGAATTTATATGAGAGAGAATTATATTTTCTCCGTCTTATTTTATATGAGGTAGTTTGACTTGTTATAaagttaagaaaaaaataaaggttTTTGTATCTTGTGGTCTAAAATGAGTAACAAATGTTTGTGTGGTTATAAATCTTTTCATTAAAagagaattttaaaattaaattatcactaaatataagaatatatcattttttttggaactaactaaaaaaaaaagtgagtcACATAAATCGGGACAAATGAAgtaatttattttaaagttctaaatattaaaaatttgtaaATAGTTCAAATAAGAAATGGTTTcataaacaatttttttaaatgattttaaagtCCTAAATATTAGTAAAATAACTTAAATTACAATTTTATTAAATgtgaaatttgaatttatagGGTAAAAAGGGGGGAAATTCAGAAATAGGGATAGCTTGAAACCTGATTACCAAACATAGTGAAAGTTTTTGAAATTCATCCTTTATCAGTGATACAAAAAATTCTGAAATCCATTTTAATATCAGTGgtacaataatttttgaaattcattttttatcGATGCTATAATAATTCACTTTGTATTAGTAATACAATATTGCAAAATATATTGTTGTACTGagaaaaatcatctttgaaaagtaaaacAGACAAGTTTGAATTCTGTAGGGGCAACAATCAAATTTCTTGCAGCCTCAATTGACTGTGTTATTGGTTATGCTCCACTGCTTGTTCAAATTTCATATATTAGGTTTCAGTGAGTGACTTGTTGGTCAGTTGATAAAGATATATAACAAACGGAGAAAAGAAtagaaacaataataaataatatgataaggggaaaaaaagaagaagaaataacaaataataaaaaaattaaataataaaataaaaggaaaataatataaGTAATAGTGATACGAGAAATTATACAATGCTCGACTTTACTATTAATCATGCATTTAGGTATAATATATTCTAATAATTATCATGATTAAAAGTCTAAGTGAGAAAGTGTTGAAATATATACTATAAAGTATTAACCATGCATGTGGTTAGATATATGTTGTAGTATTTATTATATAACaactatttaattatttaaatttaataaagatTTAAATAGATCATGTATTCGTTTCTAtgtcttttatttatataatagaTGATTTAGTGTATAAAGTTTAGATTATACACAGAAGGTTAAATCGTTGGTTCTTATCAGTATAAATATTATGTTTACAATCTATGATGGAAATTGAATAAGACATCAATATGATTATAACAaaagattaaatataatttatcttgattatggGAGCGATGTAGTAATTCTCAATTCTTGTGCTAGAACATTTTGTATGTACTGAACGGATCAAACagagataaaatattttatacttgTGTAATAAAATGAATTTTCTAGTCCATTCATTATACTTATAATcttaattttgatataattattattaattgtgTATATTGTACCGTTTTGATTTAAAAGGTGAGATTCTTGTGTGGATTATTATGCATGGTGACTTGGAGATAACAAATACATTGGTAAAGTAATAGTTAGTTAATGGAATTCATGTCTCGGTCTAAAAATTGATGATACACCTTTATAATAGCTTATAAATTTTCATGTGTAAACTTTGTAGATGGATTGGATGTAAATCTAGTCTGCGACATGTTCCAATATGAAATTGTCTAACACATGTGttgaaaggaaaacaaattagtTGAAATTAAGAATGGATGTGTGCGTGTTTGTTGGATATCCAAAAGGAACGAACTAAGGTCTATTTTTACTGCTCTAAAGAAAATAAGACAATTGTTAACATAAGTGTAAAAATTCTATATAAAAAAGGATCATTTAATAGACATTGTTCCTAAAAGTAAACTTGTTTTTACAGAAATTGAGCAATGAAATAGCAAATGAGTTATTTGCAAATTTAGAAGATCAAAACCATCAACTGAAAAGTCATAATTGATGTTCTACTACATTTAAATAGTGGAAGAAACGTTAATAGACATAAGAAAAGTCACTACCTCAAAATAGTGAGAGTGATGTTGAGAAAATAACACTACATAAGTTACTGAAAAATGCCTATAAATAGCATATGCAACAACACTTAGCAGAACCTATCAAGACAAATAACCCTCCCAAAATATGCAGTTCTTCAACCTCTTTTGCCTTTTCCTTTTTGTGTTTTCCCTCTTTTTGTTAATTAAATGGAAGAATTCCAATAGCAAAACCAAAAGATTGCCTCCAGGTCCATGGAAATTACCTTTACTTGGAAGCATGTTTCATTTGTTAGGTGGACCTCCACATCATGTCCTTAGAGACTTGGCCAAAAAATATGGTTCAATTATGCATCTTCAATTAGGTGAAGTTTCTCTAGTTGTTGTTACTTCTCCTGACATGGCCAAACAAGTCCTAAAAACTCATGACCTTGCTTTTGCAGACAGGCCCACACTTTTAGCTGCCGAGATTCTCTTTTATAACAAGATTGATATTCTCTTTTCCTCCTATGGAAATTACTGGAGACAAATGCGTAAAATATGTCTAATGGAATTGCTTAGCGCCAAAAATGTTAAGTCATTCTGCTCTATTAGACAAGATGAAGTTCGTCTTATGATTGAATTTTTTCGATCATCTACTGGTGAACCAGTTAATGCAACAAAAAGGTTTTATCAATTCACGAGCTCTATGGTATGTAGATCAGCATTTGGGAAAGTAGTCAAAGAGCAAGACGAACTTATACTACTCGTTAAAAAAGCGTCACactttttggaaggatttgatgTAGCTGATATATTTCCATCACTAAAATTTCTTCATGTGTTATTTGGAATGAAGGGtaaaattatgaatgcccacCATGAGTTAGATGTCATTCttgaaaatatcatcaatgagcACAAGAACAATGATGAATTAGGAGGTGAAGGTTTACTTGCCGCATTGCTAAGAGTAATGAAAGAGGGAGGCCTTCAATTTCCAATCACCAATGACAACATCAAAGCTGTTATCTTTGTGAGTACTTTCTccttcttattgttatttataaGTTTCCATTTGAACCGAATATCTATCGAAAACAGTCTTTCTATCTTTACAAGATAAGAAATTAAGGATAAGGCTGCATACACATGCACATACCCGCCCTTGTATTCTCAAATTGCATAAttgtatcttcttctttttttttaattacgaGTGATCAATTACATATAGCTAGTAGTCGtacttttatgaaaatttttacacatttgaaaatttgaaggaaaaataataattaaacatACCATTTGTATGATAATTAAATAGATAATAGAAAGTACCAATAGCAACAAAATCTGCgttgaaaatttaaaacttCATTCAATATAGAACAAatactattaaaaaaattctattttccCACTTAAAATTATTCAGTGGCTAatttatagatattttaattgaatcGGTTAAacaaaaaatcaataatgtTTTCATACGAAAGAATCAGGAAGGGCATGAAAATATGTAATGATGTAACCAACACTTAGCTCCACCACAAAATATAAGTAATTAACCTGCTCATAAATGAAGGATATGTTTGGTGGGGGAACAGAGACTTCATCAACAACAACTGATTGGGCCATGGTGGAAATGATGAGGAATCCAAGAGTACTCTTAAAAGCTCAAGCTGAGGTAAGAAACGCCTTCAGAGAAAAAGAAacttttgatgaaaatgatgtcGAAGAATTAAAATACCTAAAATTAGTCATCAAAGAAACTTTGAGACTCCATCCTGCGTTGCCCCTTTTGGTCCCAAGGGAATGTAGGGAAGAAGTAGACCTAAATGGCTATACTATTCCTTTGAAAACAAAAGTTATGGTTAATGTATGGGCTATGGGAAGAGATCCAAAATATTGGATTGACGCAGAAAGTTTTA
This window encodes:
- the LOC129887681 gene encoding premnaspirodiene oxygenase-like, with product MQFFNLFCLFLFVFSLFLLIKWKNSNSKTKRLPPGPWKLPLLGSMFHLLGGPPHHVLRDLAKKYGSIMHLQLGEVSLVVVTSPDMAKQVLKTHDLAFADRPTLLAAEILFYNKIDILFSSYGNYWRQMRKICLMELLSAKNVKSFCSIRQDEVRLMIEFFRSSTGEPVNATKRFYQFTSSMVCRSAFGKVVKEQDELILLVKKASHFLEGFDVADIFPSLKFLHVLFGMKGKIMNAHHELDVILENIINEHKNNDELGGEGLLAALLRVMKEGGLQFPITNDNIKAVIFDMFGGGTETSSTTTDWAMVEMMRNPRVLLKAQAEVRNAFREKETFDENDVEELKYLKLVIKETLRLHPALPLLVPRECREEVDLNGYTIPLKTKVMVNVWAMGRDPKYWIDAESFKPERFEHCSIDFVGNNFEYLPFGSGRRICPGISFGLANVYYPLAQLLYHFDWKLPSGINPSDLDLTETAGLTCARKGELYLIPTPYQPCQE